The Quercus lobata isolate SW786 chromosome 4, ValleyOak3.0 Primary Assembly, whole genome shotgun sequence genome segment actaaactgtcttaacttgtttttgaaatataaaattggttagacttgtttagtgtgtgtgtgtgtgtgttttggatcgttgtgcttgacatttttcttgttgagagatgattttgagatcTTAAAATGTTGgctggatctttggttgagtagcatgtttgattgcattcatgtctgtgtttttctcttctttgaaaagctATTTTAAAGCAATCTGAACAGCTTCTagacacctctcgacagctaaGCTATCTATCAAGCCCCTTCAGCTTCTTTTATCGCATTCTCGATAGTTTCTCGATAGCTACTCGATCCATCGAGGAACTTTCtagatgctcgatagcttcttgatcCATTGAGCCCCTTTTGTTGTGGACACCTCTCAACATATCCTCGATAGCTATTTCTCATGTTTTTATTCTCGACAaatctcgatacctctcgatccatcgagaaactaTAGTTCCTACAAATAGGGTCCGTGCAATGTTTTCTTCATTTCTGCTTGATATCTCTCGATAGAAAATGTCGTCTCACCTTCCTAATCACCTCTCTCTAACTCCAAACTTCATTCCCAAGAGATTTTAGGCCTAGATTGGTCTTTCTTCTTCTGGTAAGATCTCCcttctttcactttttcatgtatttcatgtttttgacctaacttttgggattttttgataaactttggggtttttcaaaaattttggactttttgtgaaatttttgggacgggtttttatttaaatgagtCATGAatattttagatgtgtgtttactttgttgcaaTGATGTGTGCTGGTAGGTCTGGATTAGGCTAAGCCCATGATGTTTTTAAGTTTACAtgtcatatgttcatgcatacataccttcatttttctttattttgatattgatttGTGTTGTTGCTTTTCtgtatgtttctttctctcCAAGTTAGACTTCTAGGAGAACTTTTCACaacgaggcattcattcagaACACCAAGTCGTTCTGTGATtatacaggagttttactccaatatacaCGGATTTGATACTTCAGTACCTCATTTTATTACTCAAGTTTGAGGTACACACATCGTAGCTACTCTGGATATTGTATTTGAGGTGCTACACATTCCTAGGGTAgtgcatcctgactaccctagCTACGATCATctaaggactgtgtccaaagatgaacTCTCGTCTCCATTTTATGAGACACCTTCATCTTGGGGTGACCGTCAAAACATCCCTTGCTTGGGCTTTGCAATAGGTCCGAGattccttaatatggtgatgacattcattctccatccattgtctcactataactccatcacagagcctcgtgcttgaTTTTTGTAATCCCTTCTTGAGGgattttctattgattttccCTTTCACTTCATCTTATCCCTcatagatgtctatagggatacAGCGACCtatgataagctcatttttctttcGGCTATTATGCAGATCCTTCGCcacttttttgtcttttatccCGCGTCTCCTCATTTCTCGATCATGTGTACCATAGATATGGCTACCGTAAAACGGAGTGAGGCCCAGCTTCGACTGAAGTGGCCACAGACATAGATAGCAGCTCCACCAGCTTCTTCTGCTCTTTCCACATTCGCACCTTCTTCATCGGTGGGTGGTGTAACCCTCGAGGCAGTCATGGCACAGCTGCAACGCATAGATGCTTGCCTTGACACACTCAGTAATGAGTTGTGTTAAGTGAAGACCCGTGTCGACCGTATTGCTAGACGGTAGGCTCGCCTTGGTGGCTTCTTggagtctccctctccttctctagAGGCATTTGAGGATGGGGACAATGATGGTGACTCCGACGAcgaggatgaggatgctagcttgcccagtgatgatgagatgtctacttgatttacttaccctttgtcactcgtgacaaaaatggggagtagttttgatatgagagtagtcatatacATAGGAGtagagttagtataggagatttttgttaggagGAGTGTCTATTTtttagggatgtagtgaggacttatgtatattttttttttcttcttttagagatacattgttcttacaTTGTGATAACAAACCTTGTATTtatgatgttatatatataatgaggttgttattacagttctttcacctatctttacatgtgttgtttcttttctctctttatgcacatgattcttatatattgtatgcaatcttttatttctgtttcacactaagttgctgtgatgagttttgtttaaagtgtttcagaaatacaggttgtcaaagtcttcttgccatgaactctcttcttgcaaagttttcaagagtttgtgttaggatagattttattgtattcaacaagtgactatgagttgagtgatttatgagtTTAGTGAAAGGCATAGATCCTACCATTTGAAAGATTTGAAGTCATGGGTTCTCTTGCAGTTGCAGTataggaaaaaagaaggaagaagggaaagaaaaagaatttttagttttaacgCCGTTTGTTTGGGTTGTTAAATTGGacagatgtcaaaattttaagtagAGAATCTAAgttactgtacctaagttttacccAGTGAAATAATGCTATCCATAACTTATTAATGGGAAATGTTAACTAATGCGCATTGGTTTAAGggctatttttagaaacattttattgggaaaatgataaaacaataaatatttttgatcgctttttatatttcccatgaaagttgtgataaaatttttctattatgATTTATTAGTAATTACTTTAAGAGCATCCGTTAACATAATCCTTAATGTATAAAGAGCATAGCAAAAATGTTGGACATCCGTTATCTTCGATgaacatcaacaacaaaaagaatttaCTCTTTGCCATAGTAAAATGTAGGTCGCACTTGAATTAGGAGAGTATTCAAGTCCTCATTCCTCACTAATCAtcaaaaaattgcaaaaaaagattttcaaaagcttaaaaaaatgcaagaaagcGTCTTCTAATAGTTCATGTGTTGATTTGTGTATGATTGAGCCCGTCTGACGTGCAAAATTATTACTTTGATGTCCTTGGACAAGTGTGTAACACGTGTGGGGAGTTATGCCACGTCCTTGTATCCCGTTCTAACACTTATAGAGGCCTGTTCTATAGAGTAGATGCAAGAAaaaactacttcaaaaaaaataaaattaaacggTTAGAAAtatttacataatatatatgCAATGACTTTGATAATTTGAACTCACACTGCGCTACTTTCCCAAGCACTTTCAGTTTGACACAACTTAGACACAAGAGAAAGGGTGGttgaattactttttattaagtACAAATAGTTGACTCATATGTAAATAATATAACCAAATCATACATTAACAAATATATAAGTTATGTCAAAGTATTTATTCATAAATGAACTGAATGGGCAGTGGTGTAGGAGATAACTATCGTCTCCATATAGGCACTTAATTCTTGGCCTTTTATAGGTCCACCCGTCCATGCTTTATAGATAGCAGATACAGAATGATTGAAGAGAAATCATTATTAATGGGGGAGATACGCAATCCAGCTATTTTTGGACTTCTAATTTGGTGGGCTCAAGGATATTTCGCCTCTTCGTGAGTTCTCTCCctacaaattttataatcaaaagATAAATAAGAGTATGACTAAAAATTAGACAAAATTTGACTAGAAAGAAGTTTGCAGTTAATAGTCGGATTACCTTTTCTTCTTAAATCCTCtgtgcttgcaaaattttcatagatcaaatatcaatatttatgtcatcaatcaaatgattaaattgcaaatttttgtagtttaaacttatgcataaaaataagtttatgattagaatattaaataacatttaattGGCATGTAATTTGACATTTGTGTTAAGGACATAAAGTATATGTAATCCAActattggattttcaaaatatgaatccattttaatatttttagtggGAGTTGTAGCCATTGGTTAGGTTTTCAGCCAagttttttcccaaaaaattatttttaataaaaatttaaattaaaaaacaactaaTTGCTAATGATACAACTAATATCTTGTCAACCAACAattccaaaacttgtaagggtatcttattttgatattactCACGAAAATAGTGGAATCCGTATAAAATATGATCTTTCAATTTGTTGGAATATATTTGAACAAAGCTTTCACTTATAAGGTGTTGCTTGAAAAGATTCAGATGCGACCAACATATTCTAAAACCTCATATAGCAAGAAACTATtccaatttctaaaaatagcttAGTTAAATGAATGGTCGAGCGATTGGCTGATGACAAGAATACATATTGGCTTCGCATCCCCAAAGagatatgtcatgattttatgtaattggcttatcctttgacaaaacacactttacttgtatttgggtagatttaggatgttttaaatacttcaagaaactttgtttcaagatcaagtattgaaactttcaagtctgttcaagaaaacaagttcagagtgcaaaaacattaaagctcgacagctggtcgacagctgcatctatcgagcttaaggaagctgttcttcatttagtgtgctcgacacctgctcgacacctgctatctgtcgagatttaagatttttagaatttcaatatgattttcttgggatccgtgaatatgtctttgggcattcttttctcataaacctagacatataaaaggatcagtttaagggccgttaaagtgttcacaagttgcacaagatTTGACCAAACTctgtttaagcaaattgtgacaggagacgaagttcttaccctagttcatctctttctcttgaagaagttgttgtgtatgtgcaccgtagggttttgtgaccaagcatcttcttgatcttcattgtttggatgaactgaagaactttgcaaccaacaacctttttagttggtgattgaagtcacatactgggatccgcacaattagttagtcacgtactgggagtcgtgcatctgaaagggaaactgtcactacagaacaagtccaattgggtattggggtaagggttcaactgtaggtagataaggtacttggattcctttacttgtaaccgcttgttgtgataatagtggagtttcggaaGTGGTAATctgaaaatcactcggtgggggtttttaccgttaggttttcctcattcgtaaacaaatcaccgtattatttattttccgctgcatatttagtctattggtgatttgtttgtgctaccacgctttgcatgataaattgattaattaataacttggctaattaattaattaatttctatcacaaggggtcattcaatttgtggcctatcaGTACTTCTGAATCTTCTTTGATGCTGCTTGTGCTCTAGATGTCTCAGTGTCTTTCAAGATCTCTCCCAAGATGTCTTGGTGTGTTGAAATAAattaggaaggcttctatttatggGAGATTGGAGGTGGGTGAGCAACACATGGCGAAGTCTGATTGGTGACATGTATCACAGTTTAATTGGAGGAGTTTTAAGACTTTTTCTCCAAGACACATGGCATCTTTTGATTGGCCGAAATGTCTTGATTTTCAAGGTGACACATGTCAGCACCTGATTGGACTGCATATGTCATTGCTTACACACGCCGAGTTGCTTATGTCATTGCTTACACGCACTaatgtgtgattggtttttgcattcTTTTTATGTCTTTATTTCAACGACACTTGacaaatttttgttggtttctgaatagtgattgcaaaacctagcagcagtATGTGGCGCTCTGTAATTGGCCGTATTTTATGGACTTGGTAGTATGATGTGTCAGTTTGTGATAGGTTGAGAATTTTCTCTttccacacacacatatatattccATAATTCGTTCTACAGTTATCTCCACTATGATTTAAAAAGAGTGTAGTTATAGCTTTAGGAGCAAGTGAATTTGGAGTTAAAGATGGAAGAACAGGAAGAGAGTGCAAGAGTTGGAAGTGAAagcagaaaaagagagagattaattGATGTATTGGCACCATATATTCTCTGCATAATTGCCAATTTCTTCTTCGCTGGATTGATCATAGTTGTCAAGGTCTCTTTAGAGAAAGGCTTCAGTCGATATGTGCTAGTGCCCTATGGACAAGCTTTTGGAGCTCTAACTACTGGTGTTCTTGCACTTCTCTATGAAAGGTTTCCTTCCaatttttcccttcttttggCGGtcatttcttattattattggcGCCAATCttcgttttgtttttttcttataaaatattttcgtGCATGTCTTTATAACCTTGTTAGCTTCTTACAAATTCTGCAATTAACAACTTCCATGGATTCTGGCTCATTATATCATAGACATgacacaagaaaataaatatgaagCTCTTGGGTTTTGGCAAAGTATTTtgaatttcttgtttttttgaaCTTCTAAGAGttctgtttggataccacttattactaaaaattgaaaacattgtaccaaaataatttttaaatgtgtgaatagtgttgtgggatctatttttaatgaaagttttattgaaaaaagaggtttgtgggtctcGTGCATGGGACCAACTGCCAGACTCTGGACACAgctgaaaaaaatttcagctgtatccaaacgttCACTAAATTTATCTACATAAGATGAATTTATGAAtgatagtaaataatattcttttaacacaaaattttataCTCAAGTTataaatatagaaaatgtgTAGTGTACCACCGCGCATCTTTAGTATGAGCTTTACATCTATAACCTATAGAATGCACATAATATAaatcctttatatatatatatatatatatatatatatattaatgggTCTAACATGCTGTGAGAAATTCTTTACGTGGAGTAGATACAAGAGGTACTTGTTGGCTTCATAAAAAACTAATTCTTAGCCGTTAATAGAGGCATCTATGCTTTAAAAGTAGAAGATATGGAGTATAAGATACCATTTAAGAGACACCATTATGTGAAAGATAGGGGTATCTTTCCCACCCACTATAATGGTGTCTATCCTAAAAAGATACCAAATCTACATGCTTTtggactttatatatatataattattttaatgttttcaaaatttagtctacaaaaataaaagttggctcccccaaatatttgaattagtccaatgatgctctttaaaaaaaaaaaaaaaaaattgtttaatagttatagagatataattttatttttcacaattttattttttattgtaaaatgtgctcttatatttgttaaatatttgataaagtttggtATCAAACATGTCTGAATCTATCTTTTTCAACCCGTTATATGGCGATTAACAAGTtattgattcattaaaaaaatcttgtcaCTAAAATTGCACATGAAATGTGtctttagttgccacataatgAGTTAAAACAAGatagtttcaaatatgtttggagcctAACTTATTCCTTCAAGTTctggattatttttatttttgagaatttcaTTAGTtgaattgaaagattttttacttactttactataaaatttgataatttgtatttaaaatgaaatttttttggaatttcacaataaaaatggaaaaatcgAATTTTATTCTATGAAAGATCGccatcaaatataattttgattgaaaatactaagctcttttttttgggtgtgtatatatatataacttataaaataaaaaagtgtgtatataaaagaaaaaagcatgtgcgtgtgtgtctatatatatatatatatatatatatataaatgtatgtgtatgtgtgcgCGCGcacttgtgtttttttttttttggtggggggtgtgggggggagggagggagggTTTGTCTTGAGAGATATATTAGTGTCGCAATTTGGGccccccaaataaaaatttctaactacgccattgtgtgtgtgtatatatatttacttgTATTCCCTTTCCATCCTTCATTCTCTCCCTTCAAATTCTATAATGGAAAGATAAAATAAGAGCATGACAgaaattatttgtaattttaatttacaataattttttttagcaaatatttaaattaaaaaaaaaaaaaaaactaatttcttTCGTCCTAACTAGCAAAGTCTAAGTTGTGTCGTTGGGATTAATAACACAACGAAAGAATGTGATTTATAAGTTGCAATTGTTTGTAAAACGGCATGAATTCTCAACCAATAAAtgtaaaactaaataaaataaacatttaaaaaattataattatatttagcTCTAATtacagaaaatagaaaagacaaTGAGTAAAGTGACTATAAATAGTTGTAGTGTTCATAGTATGTTCCAATTGATGTCTTCagtaatataaataaaatttccaacTTATTAtgctaaaactaaaacaaatatatttgaacCATTGTCTTTCTATTGAAAATTATTGATAACAATTTATCAAAAGaagattttaaatataaataacgtATGTGCTCAAAATTAAGCATTTCTTGAAAAGATTCACATGTAACCAACTTATTCTAAAACTGATAAAGTGTGTATTATTTCGATCTAACTCACGAAAACATagttaaatttatttgaaatttgatcatacaaatatttaaattagttgtaatttatttgaacagaatttcactttttcagtgAAATGCAAATTTAAAGACAAAATACGCTTGAATTTCTACTAaccatttaaaatttctttgacAGGGATAATCACAACAAAATTAGCATTCCAATCTTGCGCAATATCTTTTTCATGGGTTTACTAGGGTGAGTAAATTGTCTACAAATGAGTCATTCAGTGTCCAAGTCTACTTTTCTTTCAAATGGCAATGGGTAAAATTTAAGTAAGCAATACATTAGGTTTAATTTTCATTGTAGTCAAACATATAACCATATTGAATTTAACCGTATTCACAAAACGtaacattatttttactttattggTTCTTATAACAAAGTTTTGTAATCTAACTTATTAAAAAGAAGGTATTGTTTCTAAGTATTACCCAATGCCAAACGGAAAACGCTTGTGATGCAAccctttttatataaaaatttacaaattgtttTCGTGGTAAGTAATTATTggtaatggaaaaaaaaaatgttatgagaACTAGTATGAAATTAGCCACAAcgataatttgtaaaaatgttgtaaaataatttgtgcatGTATTATTATTCATGCCAAGTTAATTCCTAACTAACTCTGGACTTTCTTTGTTAATAATTTAGATCTGTGTTAGCCACGACACTGTACTATGCCGGACTTGAATACACATCATCAACTTTTACAGCCGTTACAGGCAACTTACTTCCATCGATTACCTTTCTCTTAGCAATCTTGTGCAGGTATGGATCAATCACTTTTATCTATCTCCTTTGTGTGAGATACTGCTTTGTTGTGAAGAATACCCTAAACTGACTATTAAGTAAATTTAGTAAGGTTAGGGATCCAGTGCAGGTAAAACAATTAGCATTTGGGctacataatatatatagtgGACTCTTGGACCCTCGGGTCTATAATATATCACTCACAGTCAGAGACAATGGAATAACTCATTTAAAGAAGTTATGCTTAATTTTTATGAATTCAGGATGGAGAAATTAGACATTTCCCAACGTGGTGCGCAAGCAAAGATAGTCGGAACAGTTGTTGCATTTGCTGGTGCTACACTAATGACGCTATACAAGGGTATCGTTGTGGTTTCACTACTGCCTACCCAACACTCGCATCAAACCTTCACTTCAAAAGCATCCTTGGACCAAAATTGGCTAAAGGGATCCTTCATGCTTGTCATTTCAAACCTTTCTTACTCAGCATTCTACATCTTACAGGTGACCAAAAATCATTATCCAGCAATTAAAATAGCTTTCTTGTTATCTACTATGTTAGGGTTTATTGTTTTCTACCCTTTAAAGTTATTGGAACGGAGCacagaaaatgaagataaaaaataaacaagacTGTCGGACCGTGAGCTGTGCCATTTCATCACAAAGCCAATTGGTGATGAGGAAGACACACTATAATCTTTTATGGTCTTCGATGTCACACATTGCGGGCTTGTTTTTAGAATGGTTGTAGAGTAAAATTGCGGTCCCCCCAACAAAGGCAAAACACACACAAATCTAAGAAGATGCTAGACCCATCTATGTGACACCCAAAAAAGACTAATTACAATTAGAGTTCT includes the following:
- the LOC115987988 gene encoding WAT1-related protein At5g07050-like: MEEQEESARVGSESRKRERLIDVLAPYILCIIANFFFAGLIIVVKVSLEKGFSRYVLVPYGQAFGALTTGVLALLYERDNHNKISIPILRNIFFMGLLGSVLATTLYYAGLEYTSSTFTAVTGNLLPSITFLLAILCRMEKLDISQRGAQAKIVGTVVAFAGATLMTLYKGIVVVSLLPTQHSHQTFTSKASLDQNWLKGSFMLVISNLSYSAFYILQAKTIKEYPSPIALTALTCLSGTLLSTIMAAIFDHKLSSWRLSWNITLLAPIYSGVAIFGITYYLQTLVSQRKGPVFMTAFRPLSTLLTAIMGLLILREALHLGSILGAMLIILGLYMTLWGKESDRKKKYIERGRYGQTTEIKLENCNER